The following proteins are co-located in the Leptidea sinapis chromosome 30, ilLepSina1.1, whole genome shotgun sequence genome:
- the LOC126973708 gene encoding uncharacterized protein LOC126973708 encodes MNYRKREKALKPRKILNVKPSKYEASEAIHTNIKYWKEVFQNLDSSGSGTLKNHEIRLLSEALPQRTFENVCDILHIRSISQEPTAHETVYEEIKQGRSKKEPFLSLRQTFKVDVDVESDMEVEIRSSDDKESSINIHQEFLKKPVREQITWPTRFLEPEKEDEKSLVKKADDLTNRIVQEFCDFMKELGGDQQSQLFTPKTIKELFQIEFDTHAARSLQVVPKELPTVDERVANVTGNKRKSKYATLEREVSKDIKAEAKPNRTKGFNKMLPPKDQYIAPKNDTKNLWRSARHVPKDLVTLKAVWEDITNLRSVKEYCRWMINHPEYRRAPYLSSLGMFDSAVLNARLTFETQNEPVVVPSETVLPDPVQNIRKRLSDITEQK; translated from the exons ATGAATTATCGCAAGCGAGAGAAAGCGTTGAAGCCTAGAAAGATTTTAAATGTTAAACCGTCTAAATATGAAGCATCTGAGGCTATACACACGAATATTAAATATTGGAAGGAAGTTTTTCAAAACTTAGATTCATCCGGCTCTGGAACC CTTAAAAACCATGAAATACGCTTGTTATCCGAAGCGTTGCCACAACGTACATTCGAGAATGTTTGTGACATTCTGCATATAAGAAGCATCTCGCAAGAGCCGACAGCTCATGAAACAGTTTATGAAG AAATCAAACAAGGCAGAAGTAAAAAAGAACCATTCTTATCCTTGAGACAAACGTTTAAAGTTGATGTTGATGTGGAGTCTGATATGGAAGTTGAAATCAGAAGCAG TGATGACAAAGAGAGCTCTATTAATATTCACCAAGAATTTCTTAAGAAGCCCGTTCGTGAACAAATAACATGGCCGACCAGATTTTTAGAACCGGAGAAGGAAGATGAAAAAAGCCTTGTCAAGAAGGCTGACGATCTTACTAACAGA ATAGTCCAAGAGTTTTGTGATTTTATGAAGGAACTTGGGGGAGACCAACAATCGCAATTATTCACACCTAAAACCATCAAAGAATTGTTCCAG ATTGAGTTCGACACACACGCCGCCAGAAGTCTTCAAGTCGTGCCAAAAGAACTGCCAACGGTTGATGAAAGAGTTGCAAATGTTACTGGAAATAAGAGA aaatctAAATACGCCACTTTAGAGCGTGAAGTATCCAAAGATATCAAGGCGGAGGCAAAACCAAACCGTACCAAGGGTTTCAATAAAATGCTACCACCGAAAGATCAGTATATAGCTCCTAAAAATGACACAAAGAATCTATGGAGATCTGCGAGACATGTACCAAAAGATCTGGTAACTCTTAAAGCGGTTTGGGAGGACATCACTAATTTGAG AAGTGTCAAGGAATATTGTCGTTGGATGATAAACCATCCGGAGTATCGCCGAGCGCCGTACCTCAGTAGTCTCGGCATGTTCGACTCAGCAGTCCTCAACGCCAGACTGACATTCGAGACACAAAATGAACCCGTAGTAGTACCGTCTGAAACAGTCTTACCTGACCCTGTTCAAAATATACGAAAACGACTCTCCGATATAACCGaacaaaaataa